The following coding sequences are from one Formosa haliotis window:
- a CDS encoding restriction endonuclease subunit S, whose product MEIKITKYGDFPLDWNEFRLKDIGNIITGKTPPTDNEKNFGSDYMFVTPEDLDQGKYILKTSRGLSKQGSAHSNTIKENSICVACIGYIGKIGIVKEKSFTNQQINSIEVFDDFDLDYVYYLVEYSAKRIESIAGITAVPQINKSTFGKFKFCLPSPTEQTQIANALSTVDKTIQATKNSIAKLEKLKTSLMQNLLTGKMKPDGSWRTEDEFYLDEKFGKVPKGWIVSNIGSFGQVKTGKTPPTVDEKNFSISKDIPFVTPGDVDNSVYILDTERYVTKQGLKFSNSIPKDSVCFISIGSTIGKIAITTELCCSNQQINSIIPDKDNYFLFVYYQTMFNSPRIKSIAGVTATPQINKSDLSKFKLIKPNSFNEQKLIGENLITIDDCIVKKQVSIKHFESLKKSLMQNLLTGKVRIHPQEKIKGLD is encoded by the coding sequence AAAAATAACCAAATACGGAGATTTTCCATTGGACTGGAATGAATTTCGTTTGAAGGATATTGGAAATATTATAACAGGAAAAACTCCTCCAACGGATAATGAAAAGAATTTTGGAAGTGATTATATGTTTGTAACTCCAGAAGATTTAGATCAAGGAAAGTACATTCTAAAAACTTCAAGAGGTTTATCAAAGCAAGGTTCTGCTCACTCAAATACTATTAAAGAAAATTCAATATGTGTAGCGTGTATTGGATATATTGGCAAAATTGGAATTGTAAAAGAAAAGTCTTTTACTAATCAGCAAATTAATAGCATTGAAGTATTTGATGATTTTGATTTAGATTATGTTTATTATTTAGTGGAGTATAGCGCAAAAAGAATTGAATCTATTGCAGGAATTACGGCTGTACCTCAAATAAATAAGTCAACATTTGGTAAGTTTAAATTTTGTTTGCCCTCGCCAACAGAACAAACCCAAATTGCTAATGCGCTTTCCACAGTAGACAAAACCATACAAGCCACCAAAAACAGCATTGCCAAATTAGAGAAGTTAAAAACCTCACTAATGCAAAACCTGCTTACCGGTAAAATGAAACCCGATGGTTCTTGGCGTACAGAAGATGAGTTTTACCTCGATGAAAAGTTTGGGAAAGTGCCTAAGGGATGGATAGTATCAAATATAGGTTCATTTGGTCAAGTAAAAACTGGTAAAACACCTCCCACGGTAGATGAAAAAAATTTTTCAATTAGTAAAGATATTCCATTTGTTACTCCTGGGGATGTTGATAATTCTGTTTACATATTAGATACTGAAAGGTATGTTACTAAGCAAGGTCTTAAATTTTCCAATTCAATTCCCAAAGATTCAGTTTGCTTCATTTCAATTGGTTCAACCATTGGAAAAATAGCTATTACAACAGAATTGTGTTGTAGTAATCAACAAATCAATTCAATAATACCAGACAAAGACAATTATTTTTTATTCGTTTATTATCAAACTATGTTTAATAGTCCTAGAATTAAATCAATTGCAGGAGTAACAGCTACGCCTCAAATTAATAAGTCTGATTTATCAAAATTTAAACTAATCAAGCCAAATAGTTTTAATGAACAAAAATTAATCGGGGAAAATTTAATTACAATAGATGATTGTATTGTTAAAAAACAAGTATCAATTAAACATTTTGAATCTTTGAAAAAGTCACTTATGCAAAACCTACTGACTGGTAAAGTAAGAATCCATCCTCAAGAAAAAATTAAAGGATTAGATTAA
- a CDS encoding Abi family protein, giving the protein MAKPAKTIQEQIQLLQDRGMLFHNVADAPHFLGNISYYRLKGYWWEMQSDKVNHKFHPNNYFEDIIDLYNFDRHFRLIVFNAIERIEIALRTKLIYHMSLAYGPHWHNETQYFEKYKNHLGFKSKLTRDLANSSEEFIIKHYDNHVTENPESWKALEILTLGSLSKLYQNLNHQLPEKAKIATEFGLNNQKYLASWLLSTTYIRNIIAHHGRLWNRVIINKYDWPKSTKDPLLSYTPNQYQRRKIFPLVSAILYMNNRISPGHHIKDELLDLFQQFPNTPLYKMGFPKNWQNEPLWK; this is encoded by the coding sequence ATGGCAAAACCGGCTAAAACCATACAAGAGCAAATACAACTCCTCCAAGACAGAGGAATGCTGTTTCATAACGTGGCAGATGCCCCTCACTTTTTAGGTAATATAAGCTATTACCGCCTTAAAGGCTATTGGTGGGAAATGCAGTCCGATAAGGTCAATCATAAGTTCCATCCCAACAATTATTTCGAAGATATTATAGACCTCTATAATTTCGATAGGCACTTCCGTCTTATTGTGTTCAATGCCATAGAGCGTATAGAAATAGCCTTACGTACAAAGCTAATCTACCATATGTCTTTAGCCTATGGTCCGCATTGGCATAATGAAACCCAATATTTTGAGAAGTATAAAAATCATTTAGGGTTTAAGAGTAAATTAACCAGAGACCTTGCTAATAGCAGTGAAGAGTTCATTATTAAGCATTACGACAATCACGTTACAGAAAATCCAGAATCTTGGAAGGCTTTAGAAATTCTAACTTTAGGTTCACTTTCTAAACTATATCAGAACTTAAATCACCAACTACCCGAAAAGGCTAAAATCGCTACAGAATTTGGTCTAAATAATCAAAAGTATTTAGCCAGTTGGTTGTTAAGTACTACGTATATAAGAAACATAATTGCGCATCACGGTCGATTATGGAATCGGGTAATCATCAATAAATACGATTGGCCTAAAAGTACTAAAGATCCGCTTTTAAGCTATACACCTAACCAATACCAAAGAAGAAAAATATTTCCACTGGTATCAGCTATTCTATATATGAATAACAGAATTAGTCCAGGGCATCATATAAAAGATGAGCTGTTAGACTTGTTTCAACAATTCCCTAACACACCTTTGTATAAAATGGGCTTCCCTAAAAATTGGCAAAACGAACCACTATGGAAATAA
- a CDS encoding type I restriction endonuclease subunit R — MAGFSEIPAVEVPMSKWISDLGWTYRDNDFLKRYKRPLANPIIDEILIDKIAQINSISKADAARVLPILTQHFNNPNALEANELFLERLVKGVNVRIGEEDKTIRIIDFKKPWNNDFIVTRQYWVQGFELVKPDIALLINGIPIICVEAKQRAKSNSNYFKGIQDLSLYESKVPKLFISNFFGIAANGKFSKYGVLGASASYFFEWKDLSVESPENNPAIKNKVITTVQNADTGLLDMDIPAYEQMRRSVCSLLQPERILDMLQNFMVFERSPESGLVKKIARYQQYRAANKIVRRAEKGDFKQGVIWHTQGSGKSLTILFTSYKLRHHKNLGDPVVYIIVDRKDLREQIGDTFEESDFPNTFKPINAGQLKHKIKSQTSEVIITNIQKFRELDGVTDPRENVFVLIDEAHRTQYGDFHSELKAALPNAGRYAFTGTPIPKTIKEFGKISTTEVEKYLDRYSIQDAIDDGATREIIYTYGPTELQVDKDTLKKGWDELTESLEDDEKQEVQRRVRPWKTIIKKPERIAEIAKDITKDFREKVEPNGFKAQLVGIDKEACVLYYNELLKNGFDPSEVQVVFSKTAKESEERYKLFKDHYLNEGELKKVIKKFKKRITPEELRNGNNLKILIVCNMLLTGFDAPIEQTMYLDSPLKEHTLLQAIARTNRPYDDKVSGVSKNNGRIVDYIGIDLNKALSYDPTDVGTFKDEEALFKDFPKAIDKAMGHFDDITLQDTYECSIAIVRRLSEIDHTEFEKEFRAVYQLYEAISPSALLVPYRDQYRWLIAIYQVYLSEYKRLDFDAEFYAAKTRQLVNEATEILGFKGHLPEVKIDSSYIDVLNGSKLNPDDKAEKIIRDIETVIRQSEVANPIYVDFLKRLEEIIKQKQNKSKKIEDTLKDLEKLFTEVEETESLPEKMGFTDMGEFYFYQEMKNKFGESLEEETAKALAMKLGNIIREKRYVGWADSEREKKSIKNHIEFWLCSDEFESLELCDDDALVEQFLEHMVNQYKL, encoded by the coding sequence ATGGCAGGCTTTTCAGAAATACCAGCAGTTGAGGTCCCAATGTCTAAATGGATAAGCGATTTAGGTTGGACATATAGAGACAACGATTTTTTAAAACGTTACAAACGTCCTTTGGCAAACCCCATTATCGATGAGATTTTAATTGATAAGATTGCCCAGATCAACAGCATTTCTAAAGCAGATGCTGCAAGAGTATTGCCTATTCTTACGCAACATTTCAACAATCCCAATGCCTTAGAAGCTAACGAGCTGTTTTTAGAACGTCTGGTAAAAGGGGTAAATGTTAGAATTGGAGAAGAAGATAAAACCATTCGTATTATCGATTTTAAAAAGCCCTGGAACAACGATTTTATAGTAACACGCCAATATTGGGTACAAGGGTTTGAGCTGGTTAAACCCGATATCGCTTTATTGATAAATGGTATTCCTATCATTTGCGTAGAAGCCAAACAAAGAGCCAAATCCAATTCTAATTATTTTAAAGGTATTCAAGATTTAAGCCTGTACGAAAGTAAAGTGCCTAAACTCTTTATTTCAAACTTTTTTGGTATTGCTGCCAATGGGAAGTTCTCTAAATATGGAGTATTGGGAGCTTCGGCATCCTACTTTTTTGAATGGAAAGATTTAAGTGTAGAATCACCTGAAAATAACCCGGCCATAAAAAATAAGGTCATTACAACGGTACAGAATGCCGATACGGGTTTGTTGGATATGGACATTCCTGCTTACGAGCAAATGAGACGTTCGGTATGCAGCTTATTACAACCTGAACGTATTTTGGATATGCTTCAAAACTTTATGGTATTTGAGCGTTCTCCAGAATCAGGCTTAGTTAAAAAAATAGCACGTTACCAACAGTACAGAGCAGCAAATAAAATTGTACGTAGAGCTGAAAAAGGAGATTTTAAACAAGGTGTGATTTGGCATACACAAGGTTCTGGTAAATCATTAACCATTCTCTTTACATCCTATAAATTACGCCACCATAAAAACTTAGGAGATCCGGTTGTTTACATCATTGTAGATAGAAAAGACCTTAGGGAGCAAATTGGTGACACTTTCGAAGAATCCGACTTTCCAAATACCTTTAAGCCCATAAATGCAGGGCAATTAAAACATAAAATAAAGTCTCAGACCAGTGAAGTAATTATCACTAACATCCAAAAGTTCCGCGAACTGGATGGCGTTACTGACCCACGTGAAAATGTATTTGTCCTAATTGACGAAGCACACCGTACACAATATGGTGATTTTCATTCCGAGCTTAAGGCAGCGCTTCCTAATGCAGGTCGCTACGCGTTTACAGGAACACCAATTCCAAAAACGATAAAGGAATTTGGTAAAATAAGTACTACCGAAGTAGAAAAATATTTAGACCGATATAGCATTCAAGATGCTATTGATGATGGAGCGACAAGAGAAATCATTTACACCTATGGTCCTACAGAATTACAAGTAGATAAAGACACTCTGAAAAAAGGTTGGGATGAACTCACAGAAAGCTTAGAAGATGATGAGAAGCAAGAGGTACAACGCAGAGTAAGACCTTGGAAAACAATTATAAAGAAACCCGAACGTATAGCTGAAATAGCCAAAGATATTACCAAAGATTTCAGAGAAAAGGTTGAGCCTAATGGGTTTAAAGCTCAGTTGGTTGGTATAGATAAAGAGGCTTGTGTTTTGTACTACAACGAACTGCTAAAGAATGGTTTCGACCCTTCTGAAGTTCAAGTTGTGTTTTCAAAAACTGCGAAGGAAAGTGAAGAGCGGTATAAACTTTTTAAAGACCACTATTTAAATGAAGGTGAATTAAAAAAGGTAATTAAGAAATTTAAAAAGCGTATAACTCCTGAAGAATTGCGCAATGGAAATAATCTTAAAATTTTAATTGTTTGCAATATGCTTCTTACGGGCTTCGATGCTCCTATTGAGCAGACAATGTATTTAGATAGTCCTTTAAAGGAACACACCTTATTACAGGCCATCGCACGTACTAATAGACCCTATGACGATAAAGTTTCTGGAGTAAGTAAAAATAATGGACGCATTGTAGATTATATTGGTATAGACCTCAATAAAGCTTTGAGTTACGACCCTACAGATGTTGGAACTTTTAAAGATGAAGAAGCTCTATTCAAAGATTTTCCTAAAGCTATTGATAAAGCAATGGGACACTTCGATGATATAACGCTTCAGGATACCTATGAGTGTTCCATAGCAATTGTTAGAAGGTTATCTGAAATAGACCATACCGAGTTTGAAAAAGAATTTAGAGCAGTTTATCAATTATATGAAGCCATTTCACCAAGTGCGTTATTAGTGCCTTATCGAGATCAATACAGGTGGTTGATTGCTATATATCAAGTTTACTTATCAGAATACAAACGTTTAGATTTTGATGCAGAGTTTTATGCAGCTAAAACAAGACAGTTAGTAAATGAAGCCACTGAAATTTTAGGCTTTAAAGGTCACTTGCCAGAAGTTAAGATTGACAGCAGCTACATTGATGTACTGAATGGCTCTAAACTTAATCCAGATGATAAGGCTGAGAAAATTATACGTGATATCGAAACGGTAATCCGTCAAAGTGAAGTAGCAAACCCTATTTATGTAGACTTCCTTAAACGTTTAGAAGAGATCATTAAACAAAAACAAAACAAGTCTAAAAAGATAGAGGATACTCTTAAAGATTTAGAAAAACTCTTTACTGAAGTAGAAGAAACCGAAAGCTTACCTGAAAAGATGGGCTTTACAGATATGGGTGAGTTCTATTTCTATCAGGAAATGAAAAACAAGTTTGGTGAAAGTCTCGAAGAAGAAACTGCAAAAGCATTAGCGATGAAACTTGGTAATATAATTAGAGAAAAACGCTATGTAGGTTGGGCTGATAGCGAGAGAGAAAAGAAGTCGATCAAGAATCATATTGAATTTTGGCTTTGTTCAGATGAATTTGAATCATTAGAACTATGTGATGACGATGCCTTGGTAGAGCAATTTTTAGAACATATGGTAAACCAGTATAAATTATAA
- a CDS encoding M48 family metallopeptidase has protein sequence MTIPQGYIIERKPVRHARINVNEKQEVKLIIPNSFSDDEIERLIEQKANWIKEKLAVFQEEEMLSIHIPPANILYLGEPHPKPKNNLEKWYRKEAKNYLSKRIDFLAKKHNFKFNKLFIRDSFNKWGNCSKDKNISLNWRLIKAPVEVIDYVILHELCHTVILKHSHAFWLKLSTISPTYDEQANWLKKYGKSLF, from the coding sequence ATGACCATTCCACAGGGATACATAATTGAAAGAAAACCAGTTCGTCACGCCAGAATTAATGTGAACGAAAAGCAGGAGGTAAAATTAATTATTCCTAATAGTTTTTCTGATGATGAAATTGAAAGGCTAATCGAACAAAAAGCAAATTGGATTAAAGAGAAACTGGCAGTATTTCAGGAAGAAGAAATGTTGTCTATCCACATTCCACCTGCTAATATTTTGTATTTGGGAGAGCCACACCCAAAACCTAAAAACAATTTAGAAAAGTGGTATCGTAAAGAGGCCAAAAATTACCTATCAAAAAGGATAGATTTCTTGGCTAAAAAACACAATTTTAAATTTAACAAACTATTTATTCGAGACTCTTTTAATAAGTGGGGTAATTGTTCAAAAGATAAGAACATTTCATTGAATTGGCGTTTAATTAAAGCTCCGGTTGAGGTAATCGACTACGTTATCTTACACGAGCTTTGTCATACGGTTATTTTGAAACACTCCCACGCATTTTGGCTTAAGCTCTCTACTATAAGTCCAACTTATGATGAACAGGCCAATTGGTTGAAGAAATATGGTAAATCTTTGTTTTAA
- a CDS encoding Piwi domain-containing protein: protein MQNHCFNILTFNHPQEELTLYFTNVEDESLTRVNYRIVPDEVIEEFGEQEHYYTSFTKEVEGFYLVTKAVNPRYEIKEDENGGERSYFIHNSALSVSILKRYYNYLIHEYFKAQGFLVKPNFISDTEIWLPSKKSDRTGQFNLFDRYSLKVQFKTVTKQLELLVTYEGISKVYKQSVEVLQESVSPTAFNWVIFDNGLYRFDELPNTGKRAYDQVFPVWNFNTRDALGETTEAPDKSNKYKKFKDAIDLFYNTYLNTEDFKKLIPINSNGFIPVEEIKMGRVKSNSNQLLFGEGNTDIVPMNGMKNHGPFDFSDTSNIHFFFIFHKDDYQVAKKMDGFFKGTERGFGGLSKFIHTPYHTEKGFSIMFEDKENPWSEIYHKVTEKYFEPDIQYIAIYISPFSKNSPDKSRRKIYYRLKELLLKKGISSQVIDAEKVMTNDKYYFSLPNIAIAILAKLNGIPWRLDNTIKKELVIGVGAFKNPDFDIKYIGSAFSFSNNGRFNRFECFQQDQTKELAGSIIRAVKEYAALNPEIKRLVIHFYKTMGRAELEPIENGLKRLGLSIPVFIVSINKTETSDIVAFDLNWKDLMPLSGTYINIGYNKFLLFNNTRYSNNGFNFHDGYPFPIKLKIYCTQKELVDDFKTVRELIDQVYQFSRMYWKSVRQQNLPVTIKYPEMVAEMLPHFDGNEIPEFGKDNLWFL, encoded by the coding sequence ATGCAAAATCACTGTTTCAACATCCTAACCTTTAACCATCCGCAGGAAGAACTAACACTCTACTTTACTAACGTAGAAGATGAATCTCTTACAAGAGTAAATTATAGGATTGTACCTGATGAGGTTATTGAGGAGTTTGGGGAACAGGAGCATTATTACACATCATTCACAAAAGAAGTAGAAGGTTTTTATCTAGTAACCAAAGCGGTAAATCCACGCTATGAGATTAAAGAAGATGAAAACGGAGGAGAACGTTCATACTTTATACATAATTCGGCTTTATCGGTTTCCATATTAAAACGATATTACAATTACTTAATACACGAATATTTCAAAGCTCAGGGCTTTTTGGTCAAACCTAATTTTATCAGCGATACAGAAATTTGGCTACCAAGTAAAAAATCAGATAGAACAGGTCAATTTAATTTATTCGACCGCTATTCACTAAAAGTACAATTCAAGACAGTAACCAAACAACTGGAGTTACTCGTAACCTATGAAGGTATTTCCAAAGTCTATAAACAATCAGTAGAAGTATTACAAGAGTCCGTTTCACCAACAGCGTTTAATTGGGTAATCTTTGATAATGGTCTGTATCGGTTTGATGAATTGCCAAATACAGGTAAAAGAGCTTACGACCAAGTGTTTCCTGTATGGAACTTCAATACGCGTGATGCTTTAGGAGAAACTACAGAAGCACCCGATAAATCCAACAAATACAAAAAGTTCAAAGATGCTATCGACTTATTTTATAATACCTATCTAAATACCGAAGATTTTAAAAAACTTATCCCTATCAATTCCAATGGTTTTATACCAGTAGAGGAAATCAAAATGGGGAGAGTTAAAAGCAATAGCAATCAATTATTGTTTGGAGAAGGTAATACCGACATTGTTCCAATGAACGGTATGAAAAATCACGGCCCTTTTGATTTTAGCGATACTTCCAATATTCATTTCTTTTTCATTTTTCATAAAGATGATTATCAAGTGGCTAAGAAAATGGACGGCTTCTTTAAAGGTACGGAAAGAGGATTTGGTGGCTTATCAAAATTCATTCATACGCCTTATCATACTGAAAAAGGCTTTAGTATAATGTTTGAGGATAAAGAAAATCCTTGGTCTGAAATCTACCATAAGGTAACAGAAAAGTACTTTGAACCCGATATTCAATACATAGCCATTTACATCAGTCCGTTTTCTAAAAACTCACCTGATAAGTCCAGGAGAAAGATTTATTACAGACTTAAAGAGTTGCTACTTAAAAAAGGAATTTCCTCTCAGGTGATAGATGCTGAAAAAGTAATGACCAACGACAAATATTACTTTAGCTTACCCAACATTGCTATAGCCATATTAGCCAAATTAAACGGTATTCCTTGGCGTTTGGATAACACGATAAAGAAAGAATTGGTTATTGGTGTAGGGGCGTTTAAAAACCCTGATTTCGATATTAAATACATAGGAAGTGCATTCAGTTTTTCTAACAACGGAAGATTTAACCGTTTTGAATGTTTCCAACAAGACCAAACAAAAGAATTGGCGGGTTCTATCATAAGAGCCGTTAAAGAATATGCAGCACTAAATCCTGAAATAAAACGCTTGGTAATTCATTTCTACAAGACAATGGGTAGAGCAGAATTAGAACCAATTGAAAATGGTTTGAAACGTTTAGGATTAAGCATTCCGGTATTCATTGTATCTATCAACAAAACAGAAACTTCTGATATTGTTGCGTTCGATTTAAACTGGAAGGACTTAATGCCATTAAGCGGAACATACATCAATATCGGTTACAACAAGTTTCTATTGTTCAACAACACAAGGTACAGCAATAACGGTTTCAATTTTCACGATGGCTACCCATTCCCGATAAAACTAAAAATCTACTGCACTCAAAAAGAATTGGTTGATGATTTTAAAACAGTAAGAGAACTCATAGACCAAGTATATCAATTTAGTAGAATGTATTGGAAATCGGTACGCCAACAGAATTTACCAGTTACCATTAAATACCCTGAAATGGTTGCAGAAATGCTTCCACACTTTGACGGTAACGAAATACCCGAATTTGGAAAAGATAACCTTTGGTTTTTGTAA